The Paenibacillus uliginis N3/975 genome has a window encoding:
- a CDS encoding DUF7408 domain-containing protein — MFRWLSFEGEGNHHLSFYKKLTGIMVLSMVLLFTAVLPYPFQGGTAYADGPEIGIKTELGYKGNIKQDKWNPLKLILTSDRDISGDIVLRVNNTNGMGQEAAYVQHVELPKDTPKEITIGIPGFSYSKDNNEITFYEGSYKNGKPISFSTGKNYIQKSAMMGGLVGVLSDDQDTMNFLSALNGKGSSLIVIPLKEEDISNDSMLLNGLDVLVINNFASDTLSQQKQESITNWVKSGGTLVLSGGAGYAKTAAPFENIAPVKLNGTTTVESLPELQKLGGKPLKLEEEFTISTAEPVKGAVVDSQTSGVPLFASRNVEQGKVWYAAYDVAMEPVSSWGGHSDVWASILRSDLPLSNNVYYGSMIDNLSYVLDYFPSLKMPSFQVLMWLLIIYALIVAPILYYILKKTDKREWAWFLIPLIAIIASGTVYMIGSSDKTEEMAHTINIMELDGKGSAVKSTASAFFTPRSGDYELEFPKNTYLKTQNSNGAFGRGAAENKSYIRVGEEQTKLELKNMPQWSLAKMWAENTVNEETGQLKVDLKLDDKGQLAGKVINETTNDLKEVVLVIGGKAHKMGDIARKSSADVPVSGKSVVKVMAGDLSNILYPFSSNDQYSRQREILSTYSYRRSNTVKDAFIFGWSDDTMTNYKLKGKEVQSDQLNFWTQPVSIDWNQNGTVNIPYGFLVPQVTQSNAPTFYVSPHGVEIAQGTMIAEFPLMSETDAKYSEFSIKGTKLSGGMTMEIWNAADNAWEPIPDNNNVFTVKGNTEKYIVDKRIRFSVTAKDQVMFQMPELSLKGEVIE, encoded by the coding sequence ATGTTTAGATGGCTATCATTTGAGGGAGAGGGGAATCATCATTTGTCGTTTTATAAAAAGCTAACGGGGATTATGGTGTTATCTATGGTGCTGCTATTTACAGCAGTACTTCCGTATCCGTTCCAGGGTGGTACGGCTTATGCCGATGGTCCGGAAATCGGAATTAAGACAGAGCTGGGTTACAAAGGAAATATCAAGCAGGATAAGTGGAACCCGCTGAAGCTGATACTCACAAGCGACCGCGACATTTCAGGAGATATCGTGTTGCGGGTAAACAACACGAACGGAATGGGGCAGGAGGCAGCTTATGTACAGCATGTGGAGCTGCCCAAGGATACGCCAAAAGAAATTACCATAGGCATTCCCGGATTTTCCTACAGTAAAGACAATAACGAAATTACGTTCTATGAAGGCTCGTACAAGAATGGAAAACCGATATCTTTTTCCACAGGGAAGAACTATATACAGAAGTCAGCAATGATGGGTGGCTTGGTCGGGGTTCTGTCCGATGATCAGGACACGATGAATTTCCTCAGTGCTTTGAACGGTAAGGGAAGCAGTTTAATCGTTATCCCTTTGAAAGAAGAGGACATTTCGAATGATTCCATGCTTTTGAACGGGCTGGATGTGTTGGTTATTAACAATTTTGCATCCGATACCCTCTCCCAGCAGAAACAGGAATCGATTACGAATTGGGTTAAGTCCGGTGGAACGTTAGTATTATCTGGCGGAGCAGGATACGCCAAGACAGCAGCTCCATTTGAAAATATTGCTCCGGTTAAGCTGAACGGGACCACAACTGTAGAGTCATTGCCTGAGCTACAAAAGCTTGGAGGAAAGCCGCTGAAGCTGGAAGAAGAATTCACTATTTCTACGGCTGAACCAGTGAAAGGCGCTGTTGTTGACAGCCAGACTTCAGGAGTTCCGCTCTTCGCTTCACGTAATGTGGAACAGGGGAAAGTGTGGTATGCGGCTTATGATGTAGCAATGGAGCCCGTTAGTTCCTGGGGGGGGCACAGCGATGTCTGGGCTTCGATTTTACGTAGTGATCTCCCGCTGTCTAACAACGTGTATTACGGATCCATGATCGATAATTTGAGCTATGTATTGGATTATTTTCCATCACTGAAAATGCCTTCATTTCAAGTGCTGATGTGGCTGCTCATTATTTATGCGCTGATTGTGGCGCCGATTCTCTATTACATTTTGAAAAAGACTGATAAACGCGAATGGGCCTGGTTCCTGATCCCTCTTATTGCAATTATCGCCAGCGGTACCGTATATATGATCGGTTCATCCGATAAGACCGAAGAAATGGCACATACGATAAATATTATGGAACTGGACGGAAAGGGAAGTGCGGTTAAATCAACAGCTTCTGCTTTCTTCACACCAAGAAGCGGTGATTATGAGCTTGAATTTCCTAAGAACACTTATTTGAAGACCCAAAACTCCAACGGTGCTTTTGGCAGGGGAGCGGCAGAGAATAAAAGCTATATCCGTGTTGGAGAGGAACAAACCAAGCTGGAGCTAAAAAATATGCCGCAGTGGTCACTAGCTAAAATGTGGGCTGAGAATACGGTAAATGAAGAGACGGGTCAATTAAAAGTGGATCTGAAGCTGGATGACAAGGGGCAGTTGGCAGGTAAAGTGATCAATGAAACGACGAATGACCTTAAAGAAGTTGTACTCGTCATCGGTGGTAAGGCTCACAAGATGGGGGATATTGCCCGCAAGAGCTCGGCAGATGTTCCGGTCTCTGGAAAATCGGTTGTGAAGGTTATGGCTGGGGATTTGAGCAATATTCTGTATCCTTTTAGCTCAAATGATCAGTATAGTCGCCAGCGGGAAATATTATCCACCTACAGCTACAGAAGGAGTAACACGGTCAAAGATGCTTTTATATTCGGCTGGAGCGATGACACCATGACGAATTATAAGCTAAAGGGCAAGGAAGTGCAGAGTGACCAGCTGAATTTCTGGACACAACCTGTGAGTATCGATTGGAACCAGAATGGTACGGTAAACATTCCATACGGTTTCCTGGTTCCTCAGGTAACGCAGTCGAACGCTCCGACGTTCTATGTGAGTCCGCACGGAGTGGAGATTGCACAGGGAACGATGATTGCCGAGTTTCCACTGATGTCAGAGACGGATGCAAAATATTCCGAGTTCTCTATTAAAGGGACCAAGCTGAGCGGAGGAATGACCATGGAAATATGGAATGCTGCCGACAATGCATGGGAACCGATACCTGATAATAACAATGTCTTTACAGTGAAGGGCAATACTGAAAAATATATTGTGGATAAGCGGATCCGGTTCTCCGTTACCGCTAAGGATCAGGTCATGTTCCAGATGCCGGAACTGTCGCTGAAGGGGGAAGTTATAGAATGA
- a CDS encoding DUF6382 domain-containing protein, translating to MYGLIRDFVQNGGTFMILDRPEGLMSGHLSQVQLGMIRSSRIPHFLPLHTKEVDFRITLEYNITGKKMLSQALKSEKLSLTEFYGLLLQIVTTLNDSFMYMLRPEQYILDESYMFIEGPLHLGKLHLTYVPLDKVEAVPEQIRTSVKDLITRLMSAVSELRGGGVQAMMHYCNDEGFSLGGLKRLLIDLLAGEEDDGHREQGAAGQLNGGYQTGSVSMVSKAGEAKMNPVGRSDDRAQETRSSTSSTPAGHGAMESVNRLSHRVIGIGNNNAKADSSPSLQRGLAEAGGVQLNAGFGVHSRRGGIANSAESLEGKSLKPLFPSRSQPEWDMPPDSELEEGRENSSLRTYWLLGGLLAAAVVWRFLYLNNPSGVMLAASIVCTVALGALSLMGWKGKIGKSADRSEDYSDSLPMFDSVELEHRKPRNPKLFGFQADKLTGWFAGRGKDETHEEESASNEDWRWAKPSTSTRERQQSPREHTISRHIQEDEEEIPSVGDYYNQLPSRTEVLSSTGDGGTVLLQPKTDTVKDGANRAASVPSAFLEVIGVNNDGVPERVELNQSHFIIGRSAEVSQYVAQVVGTSRAHVELSRGPKGYIIKDLGSKNGTILKGEPMVPYKEYPLQEGDTFLIAGGRYTFRAS from the coding sequence TTGTACGGCCTGATACGAGATTTTGTTCAAAATGGGGGAACCTTTATGATTCTGGATCGGCCGGAGGGTTTGATGTCGGGCCATCTCAGCCAGGTTCAGCTGGGGATGATCCGCTCCTCCCGGATACCCCATTTTTTACCGCTCCATACGAAGGAAGTGGATTTTCGCATTACGTTGGAATACAACATTACAGGCAAGAAAATGCTGTCCCAGGCACTGAAAAGTGAAAAGCTGTCTCTTACGGAGTTTTATGGTCTGCTGCTGCAAATCGTCACAACTTTGAATGATAGCTTCATGTATATGCTTCGGCCAGAGCAGTATATTTTGGATGAAAGCTATATGTTCATCGAAGGCCCTCTTCATCTGGGAAAGCTGCATCTAACTTATGTACCACTCGATAAGGTCGAAGCTGTGCCTGAACAAATAAGGACGTCAGTCAAGGATCTGATTACCCGTCTAATGTCCGCCGTCTCTGAGCTGAGAGGCGGCGGTGTACAGGCTATGATGCATTACTGCAATGATGAGGGCTTTAGTCTGGGCGGGCTCAAACGGCTGCTCATTGATTTGTTAGCGGGTGAGGAGGACGATGGTCACCGGGAGCAAGGAGCAGCAGGTCAGTTGAACGGCGGCTATCAGACAGGTTCTGTTTCTATGGTCTCAAAAGCTGGCGAAGCCAAGATGAACCCTGTAGGCAGGAGTGACGATAGAGCCCAAGAAACTCGCTCAAGTACATCAAGTACTCCGGCAGGACATGGGGCAATGGAATCTGTAAATCGGTTGAGCCACCGTGTGATTGGCATAGGAAATAATAATGCAAAAGCGGATTCAAGCCCTTCCTTACAGAGAGGGCTTGCGGAAGCAGGCGGTGTACAACTTAACGCTGGGTTTGGCGTACACAGCAGGCGAGGAGGGATTGCCAATAGCGCCGAGTCATTGGAAGGAAAGTCTTTAAAGCCGCTGTTTCCTTCAAGAAGCCAGCCGGAATGGGATATGCCGCCGGATTCGGAATTAGAGGAAGGGAGAGAAAATTCCTCGTTAAGAACCTATTGGCTGTTGGGAGGGCTTCTTGCAGCGGCCGTCGTATGGAGATTCCTTTATTTGAACAACCCGAGCGGAGTAATGCTGGCAGCTTCAATTGTATGTACAGTAGCACTCGGCGCATTATCACTGATGGGCTGGAAGGGGAAGATTGGGAAATCGGCTGATCGGTCAGAGGATTATTCAGATTCTTTGCCTATGTTTGATTCGGTTGAGCTAGAACATAGAAAGCCGCGAAATCCTAAATTATTCGGGTTTCAAGCGGACAAATTAACCGGATGGTTTGCAGGCAGGGGCAAAGATGAAACACATGAAGAGGAGTCTGCCTCCAATGAGGATTGGCGATGGGCGAAACCTTCAACTTCAACCCGTGAGAGACAACAATCTCCAAGAGAGCATACCATAAGTCGACATATCCAGGAGGACGAAGAGGAGATACCGTCTGTTGGAGATTATTACAATCAATTGCCAAGCCGGACCGAAGTATTATCTTCAACTGGAGACGGAGGAACCGTACTTCTTCAACCTAAGACGGATACAGTAAAGGATGGAGCCAATAGAGCTGCTTCCGTTCCGAGTGCTTTCTTGGAAGTGATTGGGGTGAACAATGACGGAGTGCCGGAACGGGTGGAACTGAATCAATCGCATTTTATTATAGGACGGTCGGCTGAGGTATCCCAGTACGTAGCCCAGGTCGTTGGCACCTCACGTGCACATGTGGAACTGTCCCGTGGACCGAAGGGGTATATTATCAAAGATCTGGGATCCAAAAACGGAACCATTTTGAAAGGCGAACCCATGGTTCCTTATAAGGAATATCCGCTGCAGGAAGGTGACACCTTCCTGATCGCAGGCGGAAGGTATACGTTTCGCGCCTCATGA
- a CDS encoding ABC transporter ATP-binding protein: protein MIEIRDLSKHYGTFEALKGISLDIDKGTVFGFVGPNGAGKSTTMSILATLALPSSGTAKVGGYEVTEYPKEVRKRIGYMPDFFGVYDQLKATEYLHFYGASYGIPRQEREKLIPQLLELVNLSDKADAYVDSLSRGMKQRLCLARSLVHDPDVLILDEPASGLDPRARIEMREILKELKLMGKTIIISSHILPELAEMVDEIGVIEHGEMIAQGKVSDIQNRLRVKKVIHIRTLEHEEQLAQKLRDEPFVTSVLTDNTGVHVHFSGDDIQQSALLRQVISWDVPVVSFQEAQSNLEDVFLEITKGGPRA, encoded by the coding sequence ATGATCGAAATCAGAGATTTAAGCAAGCATTACGGAACCTTTGAAGCGCTGAAAGGCATCAGCCTTGATATCGATAAAGGAACCGTGTTTGGATTTGTAGGACCGAATGGCGCTGGGAAATCCACAACGATGTCTATATTGGCAACACTTGCGCTTCCGAGCTCAGGTACAGCTAAGGTGGGCGGATATGAAGTGACGGAGTACCCGAAAGAAGTACGAAAACGGATCGGCTATATGCCGGACTTCTTCGGTGTCTACGATCAGCTGAAGGCGACAGAGTATCTCCATTTCTATGGAGCAAGTTACGGTATCCCTCGGCAGGAGCGGGAAAAGTTGATTCCCCAGCTGCTGGAGCTGGTGAATTTAAGCGATAAAGCGGATGCGTATGTCGACAGCCTTTCTCGGGGAATGAAGCAGCGTCTCTGTCTTGCACGGTCCCTGGTCCATGACCCGGATGTGCTAATTCTGGATGAACCGGCCTCTGGTCTTGACCCGAGAGCACGTATTGAAATGCGTGAAATCTTGAAGGAATTGAAGCTGATGGGCAAAACGATTATCATCTCATCACACATCCTGCCGGAGCTCGCAGAGATGGTGGATGAGATCGGGGTTATCGAACACGGCGAGATGATTGCCCAAGGAAAAGTATCCGATATCCAAAACCGGCTGCGGGTTAAAAAGGTCATTCATATTCGTACTCTGGAGCATGAGGAACAGCTTGCCCAGAAACTGCGAGACGAGCCGTTTGTCACGTCCGTCTTGACGGATAATACAGGCGTTCACGTCCATTTCAGCGGTGATGATATCCAGCAGAGTGCTCTGCTGCGTCAGGTTATCTCTTGGGATGTGCCCGTTGTATCCTTCCAGGAAGCGCAAAGCAATCTTGAAGATGTGTTCCTGGAAATAACCAAAGGGGGGCCAAGAGCATGA
- the mscL gene encoding large-conductance mechanosensitive channel protein MscL — protein sequence MRRILLKGFIKEFKEFAMRGNVIDLAIGVVIGGAFGKIVTSIVNDIIMPPIGVLLGGVNFKDLIIKIKPDMRMPDGSEITTLADANAVGAPVLAIGQFINTMIDFLIIAFCIFLLVKGINWMKREKKEPEPEKTTKECPYCLSEIPKAATRCSQCTSVLPEPEAV from the coding sequence ATGAGGAGGATTTTATTGAAAGGTTTTATTAAAGAGTTTAAGGAATTTGCGATGCGAGGTAACGTCATCGATCTGGCCATCGGGGTTGTTATTGGCGGAGCATTTGGAAAGATTGTCACTTCCATCGTGAACGATATCATCATGCCTCCGATTGGGGTATTACTTGGTGGCGTTAACTTTAAAGATCTCATCATTAAGATAAAGCCGGATATGCGGATGCCGGACGGAAGTGAGATCACCACTTTAGCAGACGCTAATGCGGTAGGCGCTCCTGTCCTTGCCATTGGACAATTCATTAACACAATGATTGATTTTCTGATCATTGCTTTCTGTATCTTCCTGCTTGTTAAGGGGATCAACTGGATGAAAAGAGAGAAAAAAGAGCCTGAACCAGAAAAGACTACCAAGGAATGTCCTTACTGTCTCTCTGAAATTCCGAAAGCTGCTACCCGCTGTTCTCAATGTACATCGGTTTTGCCTGAGCCCGAAGCGGTATAA
- a CDS encoding type II toxin-antitoxin system VapC family toxin, which yields MPLSDIDFGKSTVPLTGTDAFFLDTNILVAYMYEKHEKHVPCFMLLSYLVKNEVVLCTSEIVIAELINSLARVLYIDNKVTEHLHANPTETRSVKRLENQYKSTWGNVIKQQPEVLMKYSELAIIKAEPLIKQMLLIECNDSIIEEVLITMTKIPLASADAMILNVATNFGCQFIFSIDGDLGICSNIDIISSTTTNNDYDINEMMSLFDVKDYLIIELGLDDFNVKFPCVI from the coding sequence ATGCCTTTGTCCGATATAGATTTTGGGAAAAGCACTGTACCTTTAACTGGTACGGATGCTTTTTTTCTTGATACGAATATCTTAGTAGCATATATGTATGAGAAACATGAGAAGCATGTTCCCTGTTTTATGCTCCTTTCCTATTTAGTTAAAAATGAAGTTGTACTATGTACATCAGAAATTGTTATTGCAGAATTAATAAATTCTTTAGCAAGGGTCTTATACATTGACAATAAGGTAACTGAACATCTTCATGCCAATCCCACTGAAACTCGAAGCGTTAAACGACTCGAAAACCAATATAAGAGCACTTGGGGGAATGTAATAAAACAGCAACCAGAAGTTCTTATGAAATATAGTGAATTGGCTATCATTAAAGCTGAACCACTAATTAAGCAAATGTTGTTAATTGAATGTAATGATTCAATCATTGAAGAAGTTTTAATCACGATGACTAAAATCCCGTTAGCTTCTGCGGATGCAATGATTCTAAATGTAGCAACTAACTTTGGATGTCAATTTATTTTTTCTATCGATGGCGATTTGGGGATTTGCAGTAATATTGATATTATATCAAGTACTACCACAAATAACGATTACGATATTAATGAGATGATGTCTTTGTTCGATGTAAAAGATTATTTGATTATTGAATTAGGCCTTGATGATTTTAATGTCAAATTCCCTTGTGTAATATAA
- a CDS encoding DUF2621 domain-containing protein, translating into MLNTVVVLRTLTSSAPPSWFMNSIAFWGWVMLGLMCIGGFFMFRKFLKVLPKADGKSKLDWQNYWVEKSRPLWTEDSKQFLGELVMPVPGPFRDIAKHSIAAEIGKIAVETGSSEVTRDHCIKGYIIATPKRDYQFLMTFLHKKGIDYTPYEHLLNK; encoded by the coding sequence ATGCTGAACACTGTGGTCGTCCTTAGGACTTTGACATCCAGTGCGCCACCGTCATGGTTCATGAACTCCATTGCTTTTTGGGGATGGGTCATGCTTGGGCTGATGTGCATCGGCGGATTTTTCATGTTCCGCAAGTTTCTAAAGGTACTGCCTAAGGCTGACGGTAAGTCCAAGCTGGACTGGCAGAATTATTGGGTGGAGAAGAGCCGACCGCTCTGGACAGAAGACTCCAAGCAGTTTCTGGGTGAGCTTGTTATGCCGGTACCCGGTCCATTCCGGGACATCGCCAAACACTCGATCGCAGCCGAAATCGGTAAGATTGCAGTGGAAACCGGATCCAGCGAGGTAACCCGAGATCACTGCATCAAGGGTTATATCATAGCAACTCCTAAACGCGATTATCAGTTCCTGATGACCTTTCTTCATAAAAAAGGCATCGATTATACGCCTTACGAACATCTGCTCAATAAGTAA
- a CDS encoding deoxyribonuclease IV encodes MLKIGSHVSFSGQGLLSAATEAKSYGSSSFMIYTGAPQNTRRKPIDTMFLEEGKVMMQECGIDEIVVHAPYIINLGSYKPNTYELAVSFLQEEIRRTHAVGVKNIVLHPGAYTDKDAVYGIDRIAEGLNEVLGGTDETDVKIALETMAGKGTEMGRSFEEIAQIIDKVKYNDRLAICLDTCHIHDAGYDIVSDLDGVLDEFDKLIGLDRLSVVHINDSKNPRGAAKDRHTPLGTGWIGFETINNIVHNDRLQGRPFILETPWIGKDAKTQRPMYEIEIALLRDEVEARFGSEFIAQVEELGQFFAKEEIEGRSFVLDTWAVLKNDAKAKKADPREPMERLYDMVVAAGLLQDCTEEQINQRIIAWLAGKGQKA; translated from the coding sequence ATGCTGAAAATCGGTTCCCATGTGTCCTTTTCAGGACAGGGGCTGCTGAGTGCAGCGACGGAAGCCAAATCCTATGGCTCCAGTTCGTTTATGATATATACCGGCGCACCGCAAAATACGCGCCGCAAGCCAATTGACACGATGTTTTTGGAAGAAGGCAAAGTCATGATGCAAGAGTGTGGGATCGACGAAATTGTCGTTCATGCACCATATATTATTAACTTGGGATCGTACAAGCCCAATACCTATGAGCTTGCGGTAAGCTTTCTTCAGGAGGAGATCCGCCGTACCCATGCTGTAGGTGTGAAGAATATCGTGCTGCATCCGGGTGCATATACAGATAAGGATGCGGTGTACGGAATCGACCGGATTGCGGAAGGACTGAATGAGGTTCTTGGTGGTACGGACGAAACGGATGTCAAAATTGCTCTGGAGACAATGGCAGGCAAAGGCACAGAAATGGGCCGCAGCTTTGAGGAAATTGCCCAGATCATCGACAAGGTAAAATACAACGATCGTCTCGCAATCTGCCTGGATACCTGTCACATTCACGATGCGGGCTATGATATTGTTAGTGATCTCGATGGCGTACTGGACGAGTTTGACAAGCTGATCGGGTTGGATCGTCTTTCCGTTGTTCATATTAACGACAGTAAAAATCCTCGCGGTGCGGCGAAAGACCGTCACACCCCGCTTGGAACAGGCTGGATCGGATTTGAAACGATCAATAACATCGTTCATAATGACCGCCTGCAGGGCCGTCCGTTCATTTTGGAGACGCCTTGGATCGGTAAGGATGCAAAAACCCAGCGGCCTATGTACGAGATCGAAATTGCACTGCTGCGTGATGAGGTGGAGGCGCGTTTTGGTTCCGAGTTTATAGCTCAGGTTGAAGAACTGGGACAGTTTTTTGCAAAAGAGGAAATTGAAGGGCGGTCATTCGTGCTGGACACATGGGCTGTATTGAAGAATGATGCCAAAGCGAAAAAGGCAGATCCTCGCGAGCCTATGGAGCGCCTTTACGACATGGTCGTAGCTGCAGGCCTGCTGCAGGATTGCACTGAAGAACAAATCAACCAGCGTATTATCGCCTGGCTGGCCGGCAAAGGGCAGAAGGCTTAG
- a CDS encoding A24 family peptidase, giving the protein MDFAYAVCAVFLAAAFYTDIRSMKISNLLTMPAMVIGLVYYGMTSGWEGILFSVKGLVGGFLIVLVMYFIGAVGAGDVKLFGGIGAWCGLGFTLQAVVYSVLFAGLIGLFILIWRRETFKRLRKMAGNAAGVFILRSLSPWSNSKEEHLRFPFMIAVLPGVICTYIYYHL; this is encoded by the coding sequence ATGGACTTTGCCTATGCAGTATGTGCGGTCTTTTTGGCTGCAGCATTTTATACCGATATTCGCTCCATGAAAATATCGAACTTGCTTACAATGCCGGCGATGGTGATCGGCTTGGTTTATTACGGAATGACGAGCGGATGGGAAGGAATTCTTTTTTCAGTTAAAGGGTTGGTCGGCGGATTCCTTATTGTGCTGGTTATGTATTTTATCGGAGCAGTGGGCGCGGGAGACGTCAAATTATTTGGAGGCATAGGAGCTTGGTGCGGGCTCGGCTTTACACTCCAGGCAGTGGTTTACTCGGTATTATTCGCCGGATTGATCGGCTTGTTCATTCTGATCTGGCGCAGGGAAACATTCAAAAGACTGAGAAAAATGGCAGGTAACGCTGCAGGTGTATTCATACTTAGAAGTCTTTCACCATGGAGCAATAGTAAAGAGGAACACTTGAGATTTCCTTTTATGATCGCTGTTCTGCCCGGTGTAATCTGTACTTATATTTATTATCACCTGTAG
- a CDS encoding ABC transporter permease, which yields MNWSRKWINPVMDKEFRLRMRSPRSMLSVLFYVLALGAVAMGFIYIFLYLGQNGSQRFDPTRSQMMFYVLSFAQLILIAFMAPALTAGVISSEREKQTLSMLLTTQQSSSTIVLSKLVSSLSFMTLIVLATLPIYSIVFLYGGISPKQLISVFLFYLFVMLLLGSLGVLFSTLFKRTIIAIIVTYGVGLVIFLVTGLLYIFFVGIEVRNMYSTGTPVTQSYSWIGYLLGLNPAGAMISLFEPSFSKEMFMVQGGTLNSKAPIELWQEFVIVYSVVIVVSLWIAIRRIRPVRRGKLFGKPKASKPREVMSEDSGV from the coding sequence ATGAATTGGAGCAGAAAATGGATCAATCCTGTAATGGATAAGGAATTCCGATTGCGTATGCGGTCGCCCCGCTCCATGCTGTCAGTCCTGTTTTATGTACTGGCACTCGGTGCTGTGGCAATGGGTTTTATTTATATCTTTTTGTATTTGGGCCAGAATGGCTCCCAGCGTTTCGATCCCACGAGAAGCCAAATGATGTTTTATGTGCTTAGCTTTGCCCAGTTGATACTGATTGCATTTATGGCGCCGGCACTGACTGCGGGAGTCATCAGCAGTGAACGTGAAAAACAGACGCTCAGCATGCTGCTTACAACTCAGCAGAGCTCGTCAACCATCGTTCTCAGCAAGCTGGTATCGTCTCTCAGTTTCATGACACTGATCGTGCTTGCTACGCTTCCGATTTATAGTATTGTGTTTCTTTATGGAGGTATTTCGCCTAAACAGCTCATATCGGTTTTTTTATTCTATCTATTTGTTATGCTGCTGCTCGGATCGCTAGGGGTATTGTTCTCTACCTTGTTTAAACGGACGATCATAGCAATTATCGTAACGTATGGAGTGGGATTGGTCATTTTCCTGGTTACGGGTCTATTGTATATATTCTTTGTAGGAATTGAAGTGCGGAATATGTATTCGACAGGCACGCCCGTAACTCAAAGTTATTCCTGGATAGGCTATTTGCTGGGTCTGAATCCGGCGGGCGCGATGATCAGTCTGTTCGAGCCTTCATTCTCCAAGGAAATGTTCATGGTGCAGGGAGGGACGTTAAACAGCAAGGCTCCGATTGAGCTGTGGCAAGAGTTCGTTATCGTTTATTCGGTCGTCATTGTCGTCTCGTTATGGATAGCCATCCGCCGAATCCGTCCTGTGCGCAGAGGGAAGCTGTTCGGCAAGCCGAAGGCATCGAAGCCTAGGGAGGTCATGTCGGAGGATTCAGGCGTTTAA
- the purU gene encoding formyltetrahydrofolate deformylase, whose protein sequence is MDIHTKKNLPSAADQHLNRARMLISCPDGPGIVAAVSQFLHQHGANIVQSDQYTMNPAGGMFFMRVEFDLPELASKLPELQKSFRDIADKFQMEWNIHHVARKKRLAIFVSKEDHCLVELLWQWQAGDLDADIALVVSNHLDMKEYVESFGIPYHHIPVTADTKPEAEQRQLEVIGDDIDVIILARYMQIISPTFIKHYRNRIINIHHSFLPAFVGGKPYAQAYNRGVKIIGATAHYVTEELDGGPIIEQDVQRVSHRDDVNELKRIGRTIERVVLTRAVKWHIEDRILVHNNKTVVF, encoded by the coding sequence ATGGATATTCACACGAAAAAAAACCTGCCTTCCGCGGCAGATCAACATCTAAATCGGGCTCGTATGCTCATTTCCTGTCCAGATGGACCAGGGATTGTAGCAGCGGTATCGCAATTTCTGCATCAGCATGGTGCAAATATCGTTCAATCGGATCAGTATACGATGAATCCGGCAGGCGGTATGTTTTTCATGCGGGTCGAATTCGATTTGCCTGAGCTTGCTAGCAAACTTCCTGAGCTGCAGAAGTCTTTCCGCGATATAGCCGATAAATTCCAGATGGAATGGAACATACATCATGTCGCTCGTAAGAAGCGGCTTGCTATTTTCGTATCGAAGGAGGATCACTGCCTGGTAGAATTGCTCTGGCAGTGGCAGGCTGGAGATCTGGATGCAGATATCGCCCTTGTGGTCAGCAACCATCTCGATATGAAGGAATATGTCGAATCTTTTGGTATTCCGTACCATCATATTCCGGTCACGGCTGATACGAAACCGGAAGCCGAACAGCGTCAGCTTGAGGTGATCGGCGATGACATCGATGTCATCATATTGGCCCGTTATATGCAGATCATATCGCCAACCTTCATCAAGCATTATCGGAACCGGATTATCAATATCCATCATTCCTTCCTCCCGGCGTTTGTCGGAGGTAAGCCTTATGCCCAGGCTTATAATCGCGGTGTGAAGATCATCGGCGCTACAGCGCATTACGTGACAGAGGAGCTGGACGGCGGACCAATCATTGAGCAGGACGTGCAGCGGGTCAGCCATCGTGATGACGTTAATGAGCTGAAACGCATTGGACGCACCATTGAACGGGTTGTTCTTACAAGAGCAGTCAAATGGCATATCGAGGACCGTATTCTTGTCCATAACAACAAAACCGTAGTTTTTTAA